The following proteins are encoded in a genomic region of Spirosoma sp. SC4-14:
- a CDS encoding catalase, with product MNREDSKDQFLTTNQGLRVNDDQNSLKAGDRGPTLMEDFIFREKITHFDHERIPERIVHARGAGAHGYFQVYEPQAELTRASFLQDPSVKTPVFVRFSTVAGSRGSTDLARDVRGFAVKFYTEEGNFDLVGNNIPVFFIQDAIKFPDLIHAAKPEPHNEIPQAATAHNTFWDFISQTPESMHMIMWAMSDRAIPRSYRMMEGFGVHTFRFINEAGKARFVKFHWKPLMGVHSVVWDEAQLISGRDPDFHRRDLWDSIESGAFPEWELGVQIVNEEDEHTFDFDLLDATKIIPEELVPVRRIGKMTLNRNPDNYFAETEQVAFHLGHVVPGIDFTNDPLLQGRLFSYTDTQLKRLGGPNFHEIPINRPIAPVHNNQRDGHMRQMINKGQTSYSPNSINGNSPAQARQQEGGFASYAERIDAPKVRARSKSFMDHYSQAKLFWNSQSATEKTHIVKALRFELGKVAIEAIRQRMLMHLSKIDATLAKLVGEGLGLDVPSTEGVQLNMSVPADANPADYQSGPVQLTLDRSEALSMANTIMDSIKTRQVAILAADGVDAASLETMQKALAAEKAVIAIVAPHLGMLKTSGGQSVKIDASLQTVASVLFDAVYVPGGKPSADALAQEPDAIRFVHEAFMHCKAIAATGEGEILLKAALPPDRLTSDGIISGSNGAADKVAKDFIKAIAQHRFWSREKSLV from the coding sequence ATGAATCGGGAGGATAGTAAAGACCAGTTCTTAACAACCAACCAGGGGCTTCGGGTAAACGACGACCAAAACTCACTAAAGGCCGGAGATCGGGGGCCAACCCTGATGGAAGATTTCATTTTCCGTGAGAAAATTACCCATTTCGACCATGAGCGCATCCCCGAACGAATCGTGCATGCCCGTGGCGCAGGCGCTCACGGTTACTTTCAGGTTTATGAACCACAGGCCGAACTAACCAGAGCCAGCTTCTTGCAGGACCCCAGCGTTAAAACGCCGGTTTTTGTGCGTTTTTCAACCGTAGCAGGCTCACGGGGTTCAACCGATCTGGCGCGCGATGTTCGTGGTTTTGCCGTAAAGTTCTATACAGAAGAAGGCAATTTTGATCTGGTCGGCAACAACATACCGGTTTTCTTTATTCAGGATGCTATCAAATTCCCCGATCTGATCCATGCGGCCAAACCCGAGCCACATAATGAAATTCCACAGGCAGCCACTGCTCACAATACCTTCTGGGACTTTATTTCGCAAACTCCCGAATCAATGCACATGATTATGTGGGCGATGTCGGACCGGGCCATTCCGCGTAGTTATCGGATGATGGAAGGCTTCGGAGTGCATACATTCCGGTTTATCAATGAAGCAGGCAAAGCCCGCTTTGTTAAATTCCACTGGAAACCCCTGATGGGTGTCCACTCGGTAGTTTGGGATGAAGCCCAACTAATTTCGGGCCGCGACCCGGACTTTCATCGCCGTGACCTGTGGGATAGCATCGAAAGCGGAGCTTTTCCTGAATGGGAACTTGGTGTACAGATCGTAAATGAAGAAGACGAGCATACGTTCGACTTTGATTTGCTGGATGCAACAAAAATTATTCCGGAAGAACTGGTTCCGGTCAGGCGAATCGGGAAAATGACCCTCAACCGCAATCCAGACAACTACTTCGCCGAAACCGAGCAGGTTGCATTTCATCTGGGACACGTCGTTCCGGGTATCGATTTCACCAACGATCCACTCCTGCAGGGGCGTTTGTTTTCCTACACCGACACACAGCTAAAGCGACTAGGCGGTCCTAACTTCCATGAGATTCCGATCAATCGGCCAATTGCCCCGGTCCATAACAATCAACGCGACGGGCACATGCGGCAGATGATCAACAAAGGGCAAACAAGCTATAGTCCTAATTCCATAAACGGTAATAGCCCGGCCCAGGCCCGGCAGCAGGAAGGAGGCTTTGCCAGTTATGCCGAACGGATCGATGCGCCCAAAGTTCGTGCCCGAAGCAAAAGCTTTATGGACCACTATAGCCAGGCAAAACTGTTCTGGAATAGTCAGTCGGCTACCGAAAAAACGCATATCGTTAAAGCGCTTCGGTTTGAGCTAGGTAAAGTAGCCATTGAAGCGATTCGGCAGCGAATGCTCATGCATTTGTCGAAAATTGACGCGACACTGGCAAAACTTGTTGGCGAAGGTTTGGGACTGGATGTGCCATCGACAGAGGGCGTTCAATTGAACATGAGTGTTCCGGCCGATGCAAACCCTGCCGATTACCAATCCGGGCCAGTCCAGTTGACCCTTGATCGGTCGGAAGCCTTAAGTATGGCTAACACCATCATGGACTCGATCAAAACCCGGCAGGTAGCCATTCTGGCGGCCGATGGCGTCGATGCGGCTTCGCTGGAAACCATGCAGAAAGCGCTTGCCGCCGAAAAAGCAGTTATTGCTATTGTTGCTCCTCATCTGGGCATGCTCAAAACATCGGGTGGCCAATCGGTTAAAATTGACGCAAGTTTACAAACAGTTGCTTCGGTTTTGTTCGATGCGGTTTATGTTCCGGGAGGAAAACCCAGTGCCGATGCACTTGCTCAGGAGCCCGATGCTATTCGGTTTGTTCATGAAGCATTTATGCATTGCAAGGCCATTGCAGCCACCGGCGAAGGAGAAATACTGTTGAAAGCAGCTTTGCCGCCTGATAGGCTTACCAGCGACGGCATCATCAGCGGCTCCAATGGGGCAGCCGACAAGGTGGCAAAAGACTTTATCAAAGCTATTGCCCAGCACCGGTTCTGGAGTCGGGAAAAATCATTGGTATAA
- a CDS encoding acyl-CoA desaturase, whose protein sequence is MIILSFFLAHWYLSVLMQTVFLHRYSAHQMFTMSKGWEKVFYVLTFIGQGSSFLSPRAYGIMHRLHHAHADTEQDPHSPEFSKNLFDMMWKTRLYYNDILNNRDSIPAKFKKGVPNWEWMERFGDRWPVRLAWGTIYTLVYIQFATSPWLFMLLPVHFLMGPVHGAIINWYAHRYGYTNFKVNDTAKNLLPFDFLMMGESYHNNHHKYGGRANFGGFRWHEFDPAYPLLKLLNALHVIKLRVGRDEAYM, encoded by the coding sequence ATGATTATTCTCTCCTTCTTTCTTGCGCATTGGTACCTGTCGGTATTGATGCAGACGGTTTTTTTGCACCGCTATTCCGCCCATCAGATGTTCACGATGAGCAAGGGCTGGGAAAAAGTTTTTTACGTTCTTACCTTTATTGGGCAAGGCTCATCGTTTCTTAGCCCCCGTGCGTATGGAATCATGCATCGGCTACACCACGCCCATGCCGACACTGAGCAGGACCCGCATTCGCCCGAGTTTTCCAAAAACCTGTTCGATATGATGTGGAAAACCCGGTTGTATTACAACGATATCCTGAACAACCGGGATTCGATTCCGGCTAAGTTCAAAAAGGGGGTACCCAACTGGGAATGGATGGAGCGTTTTGGCGATCGTTGGCCGGTGCGACTGGCCTGGGGCACGATCTATACGCTAGTTTACATTCAGTTTGCCACATCCCCCTGGTTATTTATGCTGCTTCCGGTGCATTTTCTGATGGGACCGGTTCATGGAGCGATCATCAACTGGTATGCACATCGGTATGGCTATACGAACTTTAAAGTGAACGATACGGCCAAAAATCTGCTTCCGTTCGATTTCCTGATGATGGGCGAGTCATATCATAACAACCACCACAAATACGGTGGGCGGGCCAACTTTGGGGGCTTCCGCTGGCACGAGTTCGATCCGGCGTACCCCTTATTGAAACTCCTGAATGCACTGCACGTAATAAAACTGAGGGTAGGGCGCGATGAAGCCTATATGTAG
- the ccoN gene encoding cytochrome-c oxidase, cbb3-type subunit I, whose protein sequence is MISQKPPTIISSDRTTLGQTNSPGVEYFSYDNRIVRNFAIATIVWGIVGMLVGVIIASQLFAPAANLGTQYTTFGRIRPLHTNAVIFAFVGNAIFMGAYYSLQRLCKARMFSDLLSKIHFWGWQAIIVAAAITLPLGLTTSHEYAELEWPIDIAITLIWVVFGINMFGTIINRRERHLYVAIWFYIATFVTVAVLHIVNSFEMPVSLFKSYYMYAGVQDALVQWWYGHNAVAFFLTTPFLGLMYYYLPKMANRPIYSYKLSILHFWALIFIYIWAGPHHLLYSSLPDWAQSLGTVFSIMLIAPSWGGMINGLLTLRGAWDKVREDTLLKFMVVAITAYGMATFEGPMLSLKNVNAIAHFTDWVVAHVHVGALGWNGFMAFAILYWLIPRLYRTPLYSQKLLNIHFWIGTLGILLYAIPMYISGFTQGMMWKEFTPEGVLKYPNFLETTLQLLPMHQMRALGGAFYLAGAILMAYNLFKTMAAGSLLANESAEAPALTKAYTPTGSDTYWHRWFERKPIPLLIGSLVVILIGSLVELIPTFMVRSNVPTIAVVQPYTALEVQGRDLYIREGCVNCHSQMVRPFRSETERYGEYSKAGEFVYDHPFLWGSKRTGPDLHREGGKYPDSWHYHHMRDPTSMSPGSIMPSYPWLLTQQLDISTTSDKLRALQKVGVPYDEQTISYANADLQKQAQDVSARLAKDGISVKPDREIVALIAYLQRLGTDIKKMETASK, encoded by the coding sequence ATGATTTCTCAGAAACCGCCCACAATTATCTCGTCTGACCGAACTACGTTAGGGCAGACAAACTCTCCAGGTGTAGAGTATTTCAGTTACGACAACCGTATCGTGCGCAACTTTGCCATTGCAACCATCGTTTGGGGCATTGTTGGTATGCTGGTTGGCGTAATCATTGCCAGTCAGTTGTTTGCACCAGCCGCTAACCTCGGCACGCAATACACTACCTTTGGCCGAATTCGTCCGCTACATACCAATGCGGTCATTTTTGCCTTTGTTGGCAATGCCATTTTCATGGGAGCTTATTACTCGCTGCAACGGCTCTGCAAGGCCCGGATGTTCAGCGATTTGCTAAGCAAGATCCACTTCTGGGGCTGGCAGGCCATTATTGTCGCTGCCGCCATTACGTTGCCACTGGGTTTAACCACATCGCACGAATACGCTGAACTCGAATGGCCCATCGATATTGCCATTACGCTGATCTGGGTCGTCTTCGGTATCAATATGTTCGGTACGATCATCAACCGACGGGAGCGCCACCTTTATGTAGCCATCTGGTTCTACATAGCCACATTTGTTACAGTGGCCGTTCTGCATATCGTCAACTCCTTCGAAATGCCGGTGAGCCTCTTCAAAAGCTACTATATGTATGCTGGTGTGCAGGATGCGCTCGTACAATGGTGGTATGGCCACAACGCCGTAGCCTTTTTTCTGACAACGCCGTTTCTGGGGCTGATGTACTATTACCTGCCCAAAATGGCCAATCGCCCGATATATTCGTATAAACTCTCAATTCTGCACTTCTGGGCGCTGATTTTCATCTACATCTGGGCCGGACCTCACCACTTGCTCTATAGCTCCCTGCCCGACTGGGCGCAATCGCTGGGTACTGTTTTTTCGATCATGCTCATTGCGCCATCGTGGGGTGGTATGATCAATGGTCTGCTCACCCTGCGGGGGGCCTGGGATAAAGTACGGGAAGATACACTCCTGAAATTTATGGTTGTTGCCATAACCGCCTATGGGATGGCAACCTTCGAAGGCCCAATGCTGTCGCTGAAAAATGTGAATGCCATTGCGCACTTCACCGACTGGGTTGTTGCTCACGTTCACGTTGGTGCGCTGGGCTGGAATGGTTTCATGGCTTTTGCCATTCTGTACTGGCTCATTCCGCGCCTGTATCGGACACCACTCTATTCGCAAAAACTATTAAATATCCACTTCTGGATCGGTACGCTGGGCATTCTGCTCTATGCCATTCCGATGTATATCTCCGGTTTTACGCAGGGGATGATGTGGAAAGAATTCACACCTGAAGGGGTTCTGAAATACCCAAATTTCCTCGAAACAACGCTGCAACTATTGCCCATGCACCAGATGCGTGCGCTTGGCGGAGCGTTCTATCTGGCAGGAGCTATCCTGATGGCTTATAACCTCTTCAAAACAATGGCTGCTGGTAGTTTGCTTGCCAACGAATCTGCCGAAGCCCCTGCTCTGACCAAAGCCTATACCCCAACTGGAAGCGACACCTACTGGCACCGTTGGTTCGAACGCAAACCTATTCCGCTACTGATTGGCTCACTGGTGGTTATTCTGATTGGCTCGCTGGTGGAACTGATTCCAACCTTTATGGTTCGCTCCAATGTGCCTACCATTGCCGTTGTTCAACCCTATACTGCTCTTGAAGTGCAAGGCCGTGATCTATACATCCGCGAAGGCTGCGTAAACTGCCACAGCCAGATGGTTCGGCCATTCCGCAGCGAAACCGAACGCTATGGCGAATACTCGAAAGCAGGCGAGTTTGTGTATGACCACCCATTCCTGTGGGGTAGCAAACGTACGGGGCCCGATCTGCACCGCGAAGGGGGTAAATATCCTGATTCCTGGCACTACCATCACATGCGTGACCCAACATCCATGTCGCCCGGATCGATCATGCCTTCGTATCCGTGGCTGCTGACTCAGCAACTCGACATTTCAACTACGTCGGATAAACTGAGAGCCCTGCAAAAAGTAGGTGTTCCCTACGACGAACAAACGATCAGCTATGCCAACGCCGACTTGCAAAAACAGGCACAGGACGTAAGCGCCCGACTGGCTAAAGATGGTATCAGCGTAAAACCCGATCGCGAAATTGTAGCGCTCATTGCCTATCTGCAGCGGCTCGGAACCGACATCAAGAAAATGGAAACAGCGAGTAAATAG
- the ccoS gene encoding cbb3-type cytochrome oxidase assembly protein CcoS produces the protein MYIIFFMIGISLLLALGFLAAFWWSLRSGQQDDLYTPSMRILLDDNEPTTSTDTPE, from the coding sequence ATGTACATCATCTTCTTCATGATTGGCATCAGCCTGCTACTGGCTCTGGGGTTCCTTGCTGCATTCTGGTGGTCGCTCCGCTCCGGCCAACAGGATGATTTGTACACTCCATCCATGCGCATCCTGCTCGATGACAATGAACCAACAACTTCTACCGATACCCCCGAATAA
- the ccoG gene encoding cytochrome c oxidase accessory protein CcoG, protein MNTNVAPQTNFRNVVPTANASGGRRWLYPRSITGRFTRWRTIVAVVLLVALFAGPFVWVDGHPLFMFNVLERRFIFFGVPFWPQDFYLVAIGLVTFIVFIALFTVVYGRVWCGWACPQTIFMEMVFRKIEVWIEGDSNARMRLDASPWTTEKIWKKGLKHGVFFLISFMISNTFLAYLIGRDQWLLLITDDPAKHIAGLSSMLVFTGVFYLVFARLREIVCTTICPYGRLQGVLLDKNSLIVAYDFIRGEPRGKKERGNAGVAGRMASIVNDTTHPAIPALPAFPAHKGDCIDCKLCVQVCPMGIDIRNGTQLECVNCTLCMDACDDIMTKIDRPQGLIRMDSLRGIEEGKPFRFTSRIKAYSIALLALLSILGFLLISRPVIDVTVLRAPGQLFQREANNKVSNLYLIEVVNKTYRTLPVSFRLNRPDAQLTFVQPLTQVPAGELTKSMFFISLPEKAIHENSTPLQIDVLAGNKVVEQIKTTFLGPVKP, encoded by the coding sequence ATGAATACGAACGTAGCCCCACAAACGAACTTTCGCAATGTAGTGCCTACCGCCAATGCATCGGGCGGGCGTCGATGGCTCTACCCGCGCAGTATTACGGGGCGCTTTACCCGCTGGCGTACCATTGTTGCCGTGGTACTGCTGGTTGCCCTGTTTGCTGGCCCCTTTGTGTGGGTCGATGGGCATCCGCTTTTTATGTTCAACGTGCTCGAACGGCGGTTTATCTTCTTTGGCGTACCTTTCTGGCCACAGGATTTCTACCTGGTTGCCATTGGTCTGGTCACGTTTATCGTATTCATTGCCCTGTTTACGGTGGTCTACGGCCGCGTCTGGTGCGGCTGGGCCTGTCCACAGACGATTTTTATGGAAATGGTTTTCCGTAAAATAGAAGTCTGGATTGAAGGCGACTCCAATGCCCGGATGCGGCTCGATGCCAGCCCCTGGACCACCGAAAAAATCTGGAAAAAGGGACTTAAACATGGCGTTTTCTTCCTGATTTCGTTCATGATCAGCAACACGTTTCTGGCTTATCTGATTGGCCGCGACCAGTGGTTGCTGCTCATTACCGACGATCCGGCAAAACACATAGCCGGTCTGTCGTCTATGCTGGTTTTTACGGGCGTTTTCTATCTGGTATTTGCCCGCCTGCGCGAAATTGTCTGCACCACCATTTGTCCATATGGCCGACTTCAGGGTGTATTGCTCGATAAAAACTCGCTGATTGTAGCCTACGATTTTATCCGGGGAGAACCCCGTGGAAAGAAAGAGCGAGGAAATGCAGGGGTTGCGGGGAGAATGGCCTCCATTGTTAATGACACCACGCACCCCGCCATCCCAGCCCTCCCCGCATTTCCTGCTCACAAAGGCGACTGCATCGATTGCAAACTTTGCGTGCAGGTATGCCCAATGGGTATCGACATCCGAAATGGTACGCAGTTGGAGTGTGTAAACTGTACACTCTGCATGGATGCCTGCGACGATATTATGACCAAAATCGATCGTCCGCAGGGATTGATTCGGATGGACTCGCTACGCGGCATTGAAGAAGGAAAACCGTTTCGTTTTACCAGTCGGATAAAAGCGTATAGCATAGCCCTGCTTGCCTTGCTGAGCATACTGGGCTTCCTGCTGATTAGCCGCCCGGTCATCGACGTAACGGTGTTACGGGCACCGGGGCAACTGTTTCAGCGCGAAGCCAACAACAAGGTTTCTAATCTGTATCTGATAGAGGTTGTCAATAAAACGTACCGAACCCTACCCGTTAGTTTCCGGCTGAATCGGCCCGATGCACAGTTGACGTTCGTCCAACCGCTCACCCAGGTTCCGGCAGGAGAATTAACCAAAAGTATGTTCTTCATTAGTCTGCCCGAAAAAGCGATTCATGAAAACAGTACGCCCCTCCAGATCGATGTACTGGCGGGCAACAAAGTTGTAGAACAAATCAAAACCACCTTCTTAGGACCGGTGAAACCTTAA
- a CDS encoding MFS transporter yields the protein MLASSRVNRQLPVVVFAQFAGTSLWFAGNAILPELQPLLKTPALTSWITSSVQLGFITGTLLYAVLAIPDRFPSTYVFLTSVILAALVNLLWLFLPIQAGTILASRFLTGFFLAGVYPVGMKIVADQFKPILGKAMGLLVGALVVGTAFPHLIRGLGSSLPYRTLLLSVSLLAISGGVLLTITVPANPVQKSRSLFRFQALFSLWKPSAFRPAMLGYFGHMWELYTLWAFLPLLINYYKQQHPGVVFPTSVWAFGAIAAGAVGCIGGGYLALRIGSMRVARYLLVISGICIVLTPLLIAATPFLFGFFLLIWGASAAGDSPQFSTVVASRATTENRGSILTLVTCFGFLLTVLSIQFIAWLVTTTGTTEWLFYALLPGPIAGLWAMHKTA from the coding sequence ATGCTCGCTTCCTCACGTGTCAATCGTCAGTTACCAGTTGTTGTGTTTGCTCAATTTGCCGGAACATCGTTATGGTTTGCCGGAAATGCCATTTTGCCCGAGCTTCAGCCCCTGCTGAAAACCCCCGCCCTGACCAGTTGGATTACGTCGTCGGTTCAGCTTGGCTTCATTACGGGAACACTTTTGTATGCGGTTCTGGCGATTCCAGACCGTTTCCCATCGACCTACGTTTTCCTGACCTCTGTTATTCTAGCCGCTCTAGTGAATCTGCTCTGGTTATTTTTGCCCATTCAGGCTGGCACAATTCTGGCCAGCCGGTTCCTGACGGGCTTCTTTCTGGCAGGAGTGTATCCCGTAGGCATGAAGATTGTAGCCGATCAGTTTAAGCCGATTTTAGGCAAAGCAATGGGACTTTTGGTAGGGGCACTGGTAGTTGGAACAGCCTTTCCGCACCTTATTCGTGGTTTGGGCAGTAGTTTGCCATACCGAACCCTACTGCTATCGGTTAGTTTGCTGGCGATCAGTGGTGGGGTTTTACTGACCATAACGGTGCCGGCCAATCCCGTTCAGAAAAGTCGTAGTCTGTTTCGTTTTCAGGCCTTATTCTCACTTTGGAAACCCTCGGCTTTCCGGCCCGCCATGCTAGGTTATTTTGGCCATATGTGGGAGCTATATACCCTCTGGGCATTCCTGCCCCTGCTCATTAACTACTATAAGCAACAACACCCCGGTGTCGTTTTCCCGACGTCAGTCTGGGCCTTTGGTGCCATTGCTGCCGGAGCCGTCGGATGCATTGGAGGAGGCTATCTGGCCTTACGAATTGGCAGTATGCGGGTAGCCCGTTATTTGTTGGTCATTTCAGGAATTTGTATTGTACTGACTCCGCTACTGATAGCAGCTACCCCTTTTTTGTTTGGGTTCTTTCTGCTGATTTGGGGCGCATCGGCCGCTGGCGATTCGCCCCAGTTTTCGACTGTTGTAGCCAGCCGGGCAACCACCGAAAACCGAGGAAGTATTCTGACTCTTGTTACCTGCTTTGGCTTTCTGCTAACGGTACTGTCGATTCAGTTTATAGCCTGGCTGGTAACCACAACTGGCACTACCGAATGGCTGTTTTATGCACTACTTCCCGGACCAATAGCTGGTCTTTGGGCCATGCATAAAACAGCCTAA
- a CDS encoding cbb3-type cytochrome c oxidase N-terminal domain-containing protein: MNLFILFHSGLFAPETSQSVLSISSGEDLLLLSLALLLLVGLVLVAAMAIYLLFILKRTLNPTATSQPAEPRTLWQRITGLRPLSQEKDLMMEHAYDGIVELDNPTPPWFMWLFYSTIGFAAIYLLIFHVIGSGDIMAQEYTKEMAIADQQREEYIKKVAGSINENTVTMLKDAKSVDAGKTLFTQYCTACHGEKGEGKVGPNLTDVYWLHGGNVKAVFHTITEGVPEKGMISWKKQLNPLQIQQVTSYVLSLQGTNPAGAKEPQGEKESSSVAMAN, from the coding sequence ATGAACCTATTTATCTTATTCCATAGCGGTCTGTTTGCTCCGGAAACCAGCCAATCTGTGCTGTCTATTTCCTCGGGTGAAGACTTATTATTGCTCTCTCTGGCTCTGCTCCTGCTGGTAGGGCTGGTATTGGTAGCTGCCATGGCGATTTATCTGCTGTTTATCCTAAAAAGAACACTGAATCCTACGGCAACCTCGCAACCCGCTGAACCACGCACACTCTGGCAACGCATAACGGGGCTTCGCCCACTAAGTCAGGAAAAAGACCTGATGATGGAACACGCCTACGACGGTATTGTTGAGCTGGACAACCCTACTCCACCCTGGTTTATGTGGTTGTTCTATAGCACAATTGGGTTTGCAGCCATCTATCTGCTCATCTTCCATGTTATCGGTTCGGGCGATATTATGGCTCAGGAGTATACCAAAGAAATGGCTATTGCCGACCAGCAGCGGGAAGAGTACATCAAAAAAGTAGCTGGCTCCATTAACGAAAATACCGTTACGATGCTAAAGGATGCTAAAAGCGTCGATGCCGGAAAAACGCTCTTCACCCAATATTGCACCGCCTGCCACGGAGAAAAAGGCGAAGGAAAAGTTGGACCTAACCTGACCGATGTTTACTGGCTACACGGGGGCAATGTGAAAGCCGTCTTTCACACCATTACCGAAGGTGTTCCCGAGAAAGGGATGATTTCCTGGAAAAAACAATTGAATCCTCTTCAGATTCAGCAGGTAACGAGTTATGTGCTGTCGCTACAGGGAACCAACCCTGCCGGAGCAAAAGAACCCCAGGGCGAAAAAGAATCCTCTTCGGTAGCCATGGCTAATTAA